One window of Ziziphus jujuba cultivar Dongzao chromosome 5, ASM3175591v1 genomic DNA carries:
- the LOC107421008 gene encoding uncharacterized protein LOC107421008 isoform X1, with amino-acid sequence MAYVEGGVVKSKRSIWRFGTITDFFWAIINFISVFFATMFSMEKSDAYRKGSGASKKWDGGGPGGPGGGPYGGGPRGPRRGLDNVRGLDSIRGADHSSLPACGSCCG; translated from the exons ATGGCTTACGTCGAGGGAG GTGTTGTCAAATCCAAGCGATCAATATGGCGATTCGGAACTATAACCGACTTTTTCTGGGCCATTATAAACTTTATAAGCGTATTTTTTGCGACCATGTTCTCG ATGGAAAAATCGGATGCTTACAGGAAGGGCTCTGGTGCTAGTAAGAAATGGGATGGTGGTGGTCCAGGAGGTCCTGGAGGAGGGCCATATGGGGGTGGTCCACGTGGCCCACGTCGTGGACTTGACAATGTCCGTGGATTGGACAGTATTAGAGGGGCTGACCATA GTTCCCTACCTGCCTGTGGTTCCTGCTGTGGTTAA
- the LOC107421008 gene encoding uncharacterized protein LOC107421008 isoform X2, which yields MEKSDAYRKGSGASKKWDGGGPGGPGGGPYGGGPRGPRRGLDNVRGLDSIRGADHSSLPACGSCCG from the exons ATGGAAAAATCGGATGCTTACAGGAAGGGCTCTGGTGCTAGTAAGAAATGGGATGGTGGTGGTCCAGGAGGTCCTGGAGGAGGGCCATATGGGGGTGGTCCACGTGGCCCACGTCGTGGACTTGACAATGTCCGTGGATTGGACAGTATTAGAGGGGCTGACCATA GTTCCCTACCTGCCTGTGGTTCCTGCTGTGGTTAA